The following nucleotide sequence is from Mangifera indica cultivar Alphonso chromosome 1, CATAS_Mindica_2.1, whole genome shotgun sequence.
ttagtttaatacaGATTTAACAACCCCCATTCtactcttttttcttgtttgtgttttgaaatttgaacaaaatttcaaatcataaatggATGCATTCAAACTTGACAGAGTTCTATTCCTTGTTATTATATGGCTGATTTTTCTCCAGCATTATGGTCCACTGGCGTGCCATCCCCTTCCACATAAACCTGATCGCCTCAAGATCTAacttttatttcaacaaaattctcAATACGTTTGAAAAGGGTTTAAATCTTCTCCTCGGtataaacaaatgaaattttaaatcaatctaattataatttactataattataattcgATGATGCCATACATGCAATACcattataataaactaaaaggCTTCACCATTTGTGTATCAGTGGCAACCAATAGGATGATTTTAGAATGATCTAATGGATTTAGGGTTTGACCTAGTATGATTTTATCTTATTGGGTATTAAAAAGACTTAAAAATTATTGGTAGTTGTAATACCTGACTGGTAACTGAGACTTATTCTAATATCTTATGGCTCCAGGAGCCTTAGGCTTTCAATGAAGTCAAACAAGGACGATTGACTTGACTTGAAGAAAAACCTACCCCTCATGCGACTTTTTCACATCACGAAAGAGTAAGCTCATGCTCAAAACTGGAGTCGccataaaatattagaataggTTTTGGAGAAAATTAGTCGATCCATTATGACCACTCAAAGCACTGCTTGCTTGAAGACTAGCTCTATgcatgaagatgatgaaaagcGGCTTCCGGGGTTTCGGTTTCACCCAACAGATGAAGAACTTATAGGGTTTTATCTTCGAAGAAAAGTTGACAAGAAACCCATCAGTATCGATCTCATCAAACAGATTGATATCTACAAGTTTGATCCCTGGGATCTTCCAAGTATGAATACGTACCCAGTTTAATTTCCTTTTGAGTTCGTTTTTAACGAACCATAATTGAATATATCatcattagttttaatttttattaacctAAAAAAGGGGTCTTGAGGTTCTTAAATCTATGTTAATTTGTTGCTATCtagtttgatattattaaatcaaacgAAAGAAAGCCTTTGAATCTTAAAGAGTCAATAAATCTTATTCTTTGATTCAGCCAAAGAACTTGATCGAACTAATATTTTTGCTTCTAGCTTGCGTTTTTCTTAAGAAGATGAACGTTTAGTTTGCAGGTGCAGTcctattttaaattgaagatgatggtcaaaaacaattttttcacttttcattAATCGTTTCTTACAATAACTTCAATGGAAATCTGCTTCCTTTTCGTCTTAGATTTAAGAAGAAACCTAGAAATCGATAGCTGATCCAATTCACAGTAGATATAATAGCAATATGtgaaagacaaaatttttcataaaacctTTTAATCAATAAGCTACCAGGGAGATTAAACCAGTAAAAATGTTAACTGTACCCTTTAGTTGGTTGGTCCCTCTCGATCAATTATGTTTGGTAATCGTTGACACACAAAAAGGGTAATTCTTATCAATCTTCTTCTTGTTAATTTATGAATGAATTTTGGTGCAGAAATTACTACTACGCCGGACAAGGAAGGGTACTTCTTTTGCAAAAGAGGGAGAAAATATAGAAACAGCATAAGACCAAATAGAGTGACGGGGTCCGGATTTTGGAAAGCAACTGGGATCGACAAGCCTGTCTATTCTGAGGAAGGAGAAAAGCGAGAGTGCATTGGACTGAAGAAAACACTTGTATACTATCGTGGAAGTGCAGGAAAAGGCACCAAAACTGATTGGATGATGCACGAGTTTCGCCTTCCCTCCACTGATACTGCCACCACCAATGCTAAAACTGTTCTTCAAGAAGCGGTAAGCacagtatatatacatatagacaCTCACAATTACTTAcacaattttaagtatataattcagtatacaaataatgtattatcatataattatatattaatttatctttaatttaaaatcacttaatcatattattatgcATCATCTATGTGTTCAATTACATACTTAAAATTgtttgtatatagttttattgtatatagaaatatgatataatttgattcaaattatagtttagattgaattaatCGAATTCTAGCTGAGAATTAGATTTGAATATTCGAGTTTGAACTCAACATAGGTTAAAtctaaattagattattttcgaatcttttatcaattttgagttAAGTTTTCTGAGTTTAcgttaattttaagttaaacctTACTCAGATTTAACCCAAATAGAATCTATTCTAACTCTACATAGATGGATGAATAAACTAATGTCaacatgttaattaaataaagattatttgagttgaattattaaaaaaaactcataaGCCATTAATGAAAGTATCCTAAAATtaaatctatataaattaagataataatatccgattaaatgattttgaaatgattgaaaaaatgaataatcATATCATTTGATCACAAGTTGtcgatacaatttttaaaatttatttatacacataatttcatttaaagattaaaccttaaaaaaacaattgaagTAATTGAGAGAATCTTAAAAgttatttgcctttttttttgtaaattttttgtgCGTTTCATCAATATGGCAGGAAGTATGGACCATATGTCGAATCTTCAAGCGAAATGTGACATACAGAAAAAACACACAAGATTGGAGAGATTCATCTTCTTCTGCTAAACGTCATTCGACTTTGGCATCAACCTCTAAAACGTTTACTATTGATTCTAGCAACCAGGAAAGCTACATTAGTTTTGAAGCGTCTGGtgttcatcatcatcttcatcaactTAATAAGCCGATGAAACCCCTAGTTGATCATAATATCAATTATCAGACGAACCAGCAGTACGTAGCTGCAGAGCAGTTGAGCAGTACCATTGTCAATTCTCCAATATCAGCAGCATCCTCTTCTATATCAAACTTTCAGAATCCATATGGAAATGAGTTGTTGGCATATGAGAATTGGGATGAACTCCGATCAGTCGTAGGATTTGCATTTGATGATACGCATACAGTCGGTTAAACGTGGCGATTTATGTACTTACATATAGCGATGTTCAATTGAATACGCGTATTATCTATGTATGATGAAATGGTATACGTAGGATTTTATCGTAGATATATATAGTTACATATGTAGTTATCATATTTGTATGGACATTTTTAATTGGGTTGTGACAGCttattagaattatataataaatcaaagaCCTGATATTGCTATGGTGAttgattaattagaaaatttgcgCCAAAGTTTTATTTCCCCAAAGCATCAATGATATTTGTATTCTATAATATACGATATGTATTTTACAATATGATTcgatatgatataaaaaaacaatacatatcataacatgtatcaaattaatacaatacaatagaCATATCCTaaacttttagaaaaaaatgatgatatagtaAGGATGtatatagaaattttaaattttcaataatatttgtaatattttgcaaaattatgccatatcaattttaattttttattattttattatttttttattattttattttttaaaaattatactatacgatatgatatttgatatacaatacgaaaaattagggttttgatacataatatgaTATACGATTCGACTGCCATCGTAAGTTTAGTGGCAATATTTAATACactgtaataaaaatattttgagttCAAGTGGTAAATTAAcatattacaattatttctcatatattattatcatattcagGATAAAAATGTGATCATTCATCAGCggagaatatttattttgtttattttggctgggtgaaataaaaaatttaaagatcctttaaataatttgtttttaaaatcgtCTGGATATAGAGTGAACAAACCATATTAATCATAGGAAgtgttatataatttatagagGAAACTATATGTATGTTTGTATGGTAATTAGCATAGCATAAtccttatattatatgtttggAGTCCTCCGAAATCCTTTGAAACTAATTAGAGGTTGATGATTTATCATAATCTAGgggatttatatatatatatctacttttCCGATTTAATGAGGTTATGTGTacccttttttaatatttgattgattacTCAGagtatgtgttattatgtgttggatgttattttatttttaattcaaaattacataatcatATGATGTTATTTGCACTATCATTCATTagcttaaaaattcaatttaaatacaaatataaagcCTTCAACCTATGCTACCTCAAATACGCtcgaaatattttaaaaatactattttatccttGGACATAGTAGTAGATATTATAcgcataaattatttttttcacctaaaatctagctctgcaaaaaaaaaaaaaaaacctaaggctataaaaagaaattagtaattttaccatccaaataataaaaataaaaaaataaactcttttataaattttatcttaaccttttaaacatgacaatttgattattttatatatttataaagttatAATTGTGTCATTGTAATTCCAATTTAGAAACTTTAGTTATCATTATAATCAACCAAAATCCGCTACACCACCATAATGAGCCACACTCCACCATATATTATAGCAAGTttagttttgaattaattttttttttagatattaagaaatcaaaattttattcaggaaaagacaaataattcaattgataatgatcaaataaaatctgaaaagataaagtaattcaactaatgataatataaagttTGATCTTGAGCTTCAACGATTACTTCTTAAGTTTTGTAAATGTTTTATCCATTATAAGCAAGTTTTAATCTTAACCTTAATTACGATTAATCAATCCAAATGAACAAATTAGAATGATCTTAAAGCCTTTGAATGTTAACAATCTTTAGCGAGCAAAGGTTGaagaaatggaagaagaaaaaagtttagATGGTAAAAAAGTTAGACCCGTTTCATTAAACCCTTCATTGTTTAAAACATTCTAAAGCATctagattttttatattgaaatgttTTATGTTAAATGCAAGTGAAAAAAGGTAAATgatgtttatatgattaaagGTTActggttaaaatttatttaaagagaGAGTGGCTCATAGGTAGGGCTAGATATGAGCCAAATCGAGCCAAACCGAGCCCGAACAGGGCTCAGCTAGTTTTCAGCTCGTTTTTAGTGAGCCCAAACTCGGGCTCATCAAGTTTGCTAAACATATGTTCGTATTCAgctcgtttcataattttagtgttcgggCTCAGCTCGCTTTTAGCTCTGGTTCGTGTGTTCAGGCTTAGGTTCGCTTTGGGCTAGCATTTTAGACTCGATAGCTCAGTTTCAAGTTCGTATTTCAAAGAACAAATAGTgtcatttatttcaaattaaatattttttcatttgagtgaaCGGCTAgcaagccgagctcggctcgcttAACTAGTATTCATATTCGGGCTTGTATTCGTTTTTTGCTTTAAATTCAGACTCACGTTTGTATTCAGACTTGTTCAAGGCAAACTCAACTCGGGCTCATTCGAGCAAAACTCGTTTCAAACATGAACAAGTTTGCTTTGAATCTAACCTTACTTATAGGATTAGAGAGTGTGGAGTAACTTGTTAGAATAAAGGACGGTGACTTAATGATAACAGTAGTGGTGATAGAGGCTAATTAGACGTCTCCGAATATTGGTCAAACTAACATAGGCCACCCAACAAGAAGAGATTGAaactgatagagaaaaaaaaaaatgtgttaatataaatttgatatcttTTGTTAATTTGGAATGATAgagaaattatgaaaaataaaatagttagcCATAGCATAGTAATATAACTTTCTAAGATTGTGTTTgtgtgagttttttttttttttttttttttttggggtaaatggacttaaattttgagtaaaaaaaaaagtggttaAAATGTTCAATAAATGACAGTTTTCAAGGCCAATCTTTGAatgggaaaattttaattattcgtAAACAGACTGGAAAACAAATTGGATGGGCCAACAACAGGTTGACCATTTCAGCCCACGTACAAAAATCCTAGTGTTTTAGGAACAGTAGACGTtaccaaattgaattgaaatagaAATTTGAGTGATTTTGTCAGGGACAAGAACCGACCATATTGTGAGCCAAAATTTGAGGCACAAGGCTCGCTTTCAAGGGCTGAAGAATCCACCGTCCACGTGAAAAAAAACAGTGAAGCAGTTTTCAAAGAGTTGTCTTGTCGTGGACAAAACATGTCTTGAATAAAGCACATTTATTCGGAACTCAGTGGCTCCATTCGCCTAATCACTGGGAGGTCCCAGAATCTCCTTTTATGATCTCACGGACCATCTAAGCCATTATAAACCACATACCTCTTGTAGCTTTGGATAATAAACAAGTATCTTCCCTTCTTTGATGCCAAATTCCATTTCAGGCCTACCCATTGAAATCAATTTAATGTTTATCATGCTATGATGTAATTCATAGAAAGCTAATCTTAGCACAAATACTCCACCAAAACAAGAACATATATGATACGTCTATGCCTCTTGATCATTTCCATATGGGTAAGCTGGAAAGTAATGGGAAAATGTCTGTAGGGTTTGAATGAAAAGGGTACATGTTAAGGTACCAAAACTAAAGCAATGagattatatgtataattttatataaaaataataatgtatcattttgtaattatatattattttatttttaatttttaactatccaattatatataaaaattatacacatgaTATTTACCTTTCTAAAATATTGATTGATAATGACATGTGGGTGGGTgacaaatttactttttttcttttgtggcTATGGTTAAGTAACGTAGgccacattttttttaattatggaaaGCAATAAACGAGGAGGCCTGTGAAGGGTCAGTAGAGTAGTGCAGTAGTTGAATCAGTGAAAGAACTGGgagtagtatttttggttttttcctTTTCGAAAAGGAATAGACTTAAGAATTACCGCAAAAATGGGAACACAAAGGACAATTGAAGCTGGATCCAATTTTTGAAAAGCATATGAAGCATGGTGAGTTTGATGGTCCTGAATTTTCACGTGCTGTGTtgcctttattttttatcagtATTGAGGGGAAGGAATCTCTATGTGCCTTGTGTACGTAACTCATGATGATCATAGCAGCAGattgatttcatatttttcctAGTTTAAAAGACTAGTTCAATGGACACAATGAGTGCAAAAATAAGCTCATAGAATCAGAAATAGTCCAGAATTCGCACTTGACCACTTCGGCGGACATGAAAACAATGAATGCTTAAATGcgtttatattataataatgtaGCAAAGGTCAAGTGAATTGACATACGAAGCCTCTACACTTCCACTAAAAGACAGTCGGTTATGAAAATAATTCCCTCGTCCCTCCATCCCAAACAAACCTGTCTTTCTCACATTGATGGAATGTTAATTACTACATAATTATTGTCTTAGATACGGTAAATAAACtttaagggagaaggactatttttcatccatttCTTAGGTTTATCTCAAACTGATACTCACGAGAGATAAAAAACCCTTTCTCTAACTTATGACTAAGctgtcgtccaatttttcagttaggaacaagggtaaaatcgatattttactgtttatattaaaaagttataaaatttattacttttcacccttcttaaattttagaaactaacatttcatctttaaccaaagtttttaaactttgaaaactaacattttcaccctcaaatctagggtttccatatttttcaaaatacagccgtctcccataattttcaaaataacagttttacctccattcttcaacttcatctttcgacgTCGTCACCAACCTtttccttctcctggtgcaatGACGGTAGTGCGACaaagagatggagatctcttcatcgcatgaTGCGACAAAGAAAtagagatctcttcgttgctccacctagacgacgaaggacaactcttcgtcgtccttcgtctgttcttctagatctaGAAGACTCTTCATCGTCTAGATTTGGGAGACGAAAGATCGTCCTTCGTCCTCCTTTATAATCAGAGATGAGAGATCGATGGAATGCGTCGGTCGTCGATGGTAGTCGAGAagaaagcaaaccctagggatgaaatctaaactttttaaactttgaggatagattgagttgttagtttttaaaacctgaaaaggagaaatggtgaaattttaaaactttaaggttttaaacagtaaaatatcaattttgccCCGGTCTTTAACTGAGaaattggacgacagtttggtcatgggtgggagaaagggtttttcatctcccatgGATATCAATGGATATCAATTTGAGATTGgtctaaaaaatgggtgggaaatagtgcttttccctaaacttttattttaactttaatcattTGGGATAAACAGAAAGGgtaaaaagggaagaaaaggcGGATAAAATCTGACAATTACAAAATAACTAGCAATTAAATCATACAACCCAGAGCAAAATAACACAGCATAATCACACGGTACAACATTTCAGTGGTGATGGTGATGAAGATCATCACGATTGAAAAACAGATCAACGCTCAGGattaaacaacaaattttaaaagacAAATAGAAACCctcataaacaaattaaatacaCAAGGAACAGAAGAGCCGCGCGTGTCACTTGGTTTGCGTTCATTGCTTAGTAATCGGCTGCTGTTGGCAGCTGTTCGTGTGAGCTGCTAATGAAAAAGAACTCGTAGACGAGGCCGGCAAGCCCACCGCCGATCAATGGACCAGCCCAGTAGACCCAGTGGTTTTCCCAGGTCCAGCTCACCAAGGCTGGCCCAAAAGACACGGCTGGGTTCATTGAAGCTCCATCAAAAGCTCCACCGGCCAAGATGTTGGCGCCCACAATGAAACCGATTGCAATTGGGGCAATAATTCCCACACTGCCCTTCTTTGGGTCAATGGCTGTGGCGTATACGGTGTATACCAAACCAAAAGTCATCACGATCTCGAAGACGAATGCGTTCCATACACCAACTCCTGATGACAGAGAAAAAGCTGACGTGGTCTGCGCATCACATAACCCAAAATTAGTTTCTAAAGTAACTGTAATTAACTAACTATATCACAAATTAAGAGTATTAAGAAGTGACTAACTTACCATGCCGTTGGTGGAGAATTTAAGCAGGAGGCAAGCGACGGTGGATCCGAGAAGCTGAGCGATCCAGTAGAGGATGCCACGCAGGAGGGTGATGTTGCCACCAACGAAAGCACCGAAAGTGACAGCGGGATTAACGTGACCACCGGAAATGTTGGCTCCGACGGAAACGGCAACGAAAAGACCAAAACCATGAGCAAGGGAGGCGGCAACAAGGCCAGCGGGGGTAGTGGAACCGTTATCAGTGAGCTTGTTGAAGGCCATGCCTGAGCCTTCACCGGCGAACACAAAGATTAGAGTAGAGATAAACTCTGCTAAGGCAGCTTTTAGGGCGTCGGGATGGGTGGCCTCACGGGGATGGCCAACGGCAATGTTTCTGATCGGCATAATGATCAAGATCAAGAGTAGAGATCGTGAGTGAGAAAAGTGTACAACTCACAGGAGCGTTCAGTAACTGGTCTCAACTTCATAAACTGGAGGTGGTACTTATAATCGAAGTGTGTACATGCTGAAAACCAGTTGTAGGCCGTTTCCggtaaataaaaaatggaaattaaaaaaaaagaattattaatgtTGTAATCGGTGGTAGATTAGTGGACTAGtgagaaataattttaataattggtGATAAGTGAAGCTACCGGCAGTTTTACTAAGTACAGCTCAGCAGTCTACAGTAAACGAAGATTAGAGTGACACGTGTACGAATGACGTAACATGGGACTGACtgtaacaacaaaattatttttgtcaataaatttcTGTTGAAGATATACATGAGATGAACACGACAAATTGGCATGCAtcactaaataataaaacaaaggTGATGAGTCTAATCAATCTTGTAAATGTAGTAGTGTAAACCCCTAAAGTAGCTTCATAGGTGTTGGCTTGGAATCCTCGATAATGAAGTTTTGGGTTTAAGGTCGGCGAATTTACATCcagattaaatattaatttatttaatataataattataaaattaaccagtacttaaaatttaatttatttaatataattaatataatattatagaagaaatttaatttaaagaaatttttcgttaaaaaaattaaaatattcatattttgagttagaaattataattaccAAATTCATAGATTATGAACAggatttgttaataaatttttattgaaaatataaatgagaaATTTGCTCTTTACACATGTGCATGCTTTGAGATTTATATTTTGTACcttgaaaaaaatgttttgtaatattatttaaattacaaaaaacgTTGATTTGATGACCAAAGAAGCATCtacacattttctttttattaaatcaaataatatgatgtaagatttgaaaatgaaaatactaATTAAGACCATCCTGCGGTGGAGTTGGATATGCATTATGTTTTTGTCAGGGTAAAATCATGACAATTGTCCTTCATCAATGACATTTAGTGACTGTGCAGTTAAACTTTATCTCTtagaaaaataatgagaaacgcactcaattaataaatacctaatcattaaataataattaattattcaaataataaatttaaatttaaatttgagttcctAATCtccttttaaataaaagttaagtttggatttaattatagtattaaaatcagttcaattttaaactaagttaaatattataatcaaaaaaactgattaaaataatattttttaatatatattaattaaaaaattattttaatttatttatattaaaattttttaaatttatgaatttgataaattaaatatttttttaaaatatatattttttaaataaatatgacttgaattcaattataataagCAATATATATTGACCGAACATTTCATCATAGTGAAGGTTGACAGAAATCATTGTATCCAGAGATGGTAAACAAAGATGGTATGGGGAGCGAGTCTTCCAACAATTTGATCAAACTCCATAGATATTTTTTACGGATAAGCACGACCAACAGAACCCTTTTGTCtcctttcaataattttttttttaaatgaatagcGGAATTGTACATGGTAATAGACAACCGTTAGTATTATCATATTGGTTTTTTAGTCAAATTACTTTAGAAAATTAAGTTGAAAGAcgttattttgttttcttgttgatTAACTACACAAAGTTCCAAGActaatttaaatgaataataaaaaataaataaaaagattcttcgagatatttttttttctcttttctacaCTCTGCTAAAAAAGGAGCTTAgcccataaataaataaataaatagtaatattatgtgtatctattttaggtacataaatatatacgcattcatatatgtcatcatatgattgattattgttttattcttaatttaaaatcatctaatcacatgatgacatatataaatatgtacatatttatatacttaaaatagatacacataattttattgataaataaatatgctTTTTATTCTACCGCCATGATTGTcgcaaataatatttttgcatACGAGGCTAAATTACGAAATTGGGTTTGGTACAGTTAGGACAATAATGGCCTTTCATATCTTTTGCTAAACTCACCACCATgtcataaaaaagattaaataaacataattctaagttaaaaaacaaaaaggctcTCATGGAAATCAATTAACTTTCCAGTCCAGGGGATCTTCACCATATAAAGCCGAGTCCTTCTCAGGTCATTTCCCTTGTAGCTTTTATTCCTCCTACTCTGTCataatattttcttagaattattaataattacgGATAAGTAAGCTGTTAAGCAGGTGACTaaaccatattaaaaaaatctttgtaCTCAAATCTTCTGATTGTAGTGgattctttattaataatttgattcatttcAAAAGCAATCATTCATtcaggatttaattttttaaaaaaaagatgtaccatatattattattatttaatgaacATGTGAACAGCAtctataaaaacataaatgttAATGTAATCCTTGGAATTAGAAATATTGAAATGCGGGCatatgatgattttaaaacaaaacaataacgTGGATCAACGATTGTCTTTTATCCGGAAAGGAATTTGGGATCCCCTTTCGGTAGGCATTGTCAAAAAAGTGCCACAAATTGAACTCTTACCTATCAAGTAAATAAAgatgcatttatttttatatgaaaatatttaaaacatctAAGTTCAATTATAACTCCTCCCACTTCAATCCCTTTGGCAAACCGCCCAAATTTCGACTAGGAGTGTCCTTGGAAAGAAACATGTTAGCTGggttctttttatatttatagtaattaGACTGCCTTTAATTATTACAacccaatttaatttaaattaaataatatttatagtaatGGGTAAATCAATGCACCGTCCAGATTCGGTAAACCAGACAAAAGAACCTGAATACATAACTAGGTAAATCAGACAAAAGAATCCGTCCCTGTCATAATTGGTTTGTGGTATTTACACTTTTTTTTGTTATGTTACTGTgggcttttttttctttatgattaGACATGAATGAAATTGCAGGGTGCAGCGGATGAGGATTGAAGACCGAGGGAGAAGGGCATGTGAAAAGTGGATCAAAATGATGAGGATGCAGGGTCAACAGCCTGGCAGCAATTTGATTGGTCGGTCTAAAGAAGTAGCAAACCAATAAATGACAGCTGTCACATCTACTTTCAGTAGTGGTGAGGGTCCATTGTACACGTGGCCAATGACAAATTCACAACCCAAGAGCCTATGCTGACGATGAAATTCTAGTCGGTTTATTTTTTCAGTCGGCAGAGGCTTCTGGTTCTAGTCTTCTCCCCCACCAAGTGAAAAAGACATGAACgattaaaatgttgaaaaataatcctttcaAGAGCTTTCTCAAATAAACTATAGTATATACAATGAAATGTAAGCGTCCAAAATTTCTTCATGAACATGGATCCAAGATTAGAACAATTTTGTCAGCAATCAATGATGCTTTTCTTTTCTGTAAAAAAGTCTAATAACAGCGACC
It contains:
- the LOC123193344 gene encoding transcription factor JUNGBRUNNEN 1-like; its protein translation is MTTQSTACLKTSSMHEDDEKRLPGFRFHPTDEELIGFYLRRKVDKKPISIDLIKQIDIYKFDPWDLPKITTTPDKEGYFFCKRGRKYRNSIRPNRVTGSGFWKATGIDKPVYSEEGEKRECIGLKKTLVYYRGSAGKGTKTDWMMHEFRLPSTDTATTNAKTVLQEAEVWTICRIFKRNVTYRKNTQDWRDSSSSAKRHSTLASTSKTFTIDSSNQESYISFEASGVHHHLHQLNKPMKPLVDHNINYQTNQQYVAAEQLSSTIVNSPISAASSSISNFQNPYGNELLAYENWDELRSVVGFAFDDTHTVG
- the LOC123227554 gene encoding aquaporin TIP1-1, producing MPIRNIAVGHPREATHPDALKAALAEFISTLIFVFAGEGSGMAFNKLTDNGSTTPAGLVAASLAHGFGLFVAVSVGANISGGHVNPAVTFGAFVGGNITLLRGILYWIAQLLGSTVACLLLKFSTNGMTTSAFSLSSGVGVWNAFVFEIVMTFGLVYTVYATAIDPKKGSVGIIAPIAIGFIVGANILAGGAFDGASMNPAVSFGPALVSWTWENHWVYWAGPLIGGGLAGLVYEFFFISSSHEQLPTAADY